From a single Streptomyces sp. 1331.2 genomic region:
- a CDS encoding NAD(P)H-dependent glycerol-3-phosphate dehydrogenase, which produces MTRCAVMGTGSWGTAFAMVLADAGCEVVLWARRRELVDAVNSTHENPDYLPGVRLPDTVRATTDAAEALAGADFAVLVVPSQTLRDNLAAWTPLIEPQTVLVSLMKGIELGTAKRMSEVIDEVTKVGPERVAVVSGPNLAKEIANRQPAASVVACADEAVAKRLQAACHTPYFRPYTNTDVVGCELGGAVKNVIGLAVGMAAGMGLGDNTKATLITRGLAETTRLGEVLGADPHTFAGLAGMGDLVATCSSPLSRNNTFGMNLGRGMSLEETIAATRQTAEGVKSCESVLDLARRNGVDMPIVEAVVDVVHNGRPTQEALQALMSRSAKAERRR; this is translated from the coding sequence GTGACCCGCTGCGCAGTGATGGGGACCGGCTCCTGGGGCACCGCGTTCGCGATGGTGCTCGCCGACGCCGGCTGCGAGGTCGTGCTCTGGGCCCGCCGTCGGGAACTGGTGGACGCCGTCAACTCCACGCACGAGAACCCGGACTACCTGCCGGGCGTCCGGCTGCCCGACACCGTCCGGGCCACCACCGACGCCGCCGAGGCGCTGGCCGGTGCCGATTTCGCGGTGCTGGTGGTGCCCTCGCAGACGCTGCGCGACAACCTCGCCGCCTGGACGCCGCTGATCGAGCCGCAGACCGTGCTGGTCAGCCTGATGAAGGGCATCGAACTCGGCACCGCCAAGCGGATGAGCGAGGTGATCGACGAGGTCACCAAGGTCGGCCCGGAGCGCGTCGCGGTGGTCAGCGGGCCCAACCTGGCCAAGGAGATCGCCAACCGGCAGCCCGCGGCCAGTGTCGTCGCCTGCGCCGACGAGGCCGTCGCCAAGCGGCTCCAGGCGGCCTGCCACACGCCGTACTTCCGGCCGTACACCAACACCGACGTGGTGGGCTGCGAACTCGGCGGCGCCGTCAAGAACGTGATCGGCCTGGCCGTCGGCATGGCGGCCGGCATGGGGCTCGGCGACAACACCAAGGCGACGCTGATCACCCGCGGGCTGGCCGAGACCACCCGGCTCGGCGAGGTGCTGGGCGCCGACCCGCACACCTTCGCGGGGCTGGCCGGGATGGGCGACCTCGTCGCCACCTGCTCCTCGCCGCTGTCCCGCAACAACACCTTCGGCATGAACCTGGGCCGGGGCATGTCGCTGGAGGAGACCATCGCGGCCACCCGGCAGACCGCGGAGGGCGTCAAGTCCTGCGAGTCGGTGCTCGACCTGGCCCGGCGCAACGGGGTCGACATGCCGATCGTCGAGGCCGTGGTGGACGTGGTGCACAACGGGCGGCCGACCCAGGAGGCGCTGCAGGCGCTGATGTCGCGCTCGGCGAAGGCCGAGCGGCGGCGCTGA
- a CDS encoding lysophospholipid acyltransferase family protein → MARRSYAKFGNADYGIWYRFAAVLVKPVTTALVKPDWRGWEHLPKEGGFIAAVNHNSIIDPVIYAHWQYNSGRPPRILGKSSLFSIPFIGFMLRKTGQIPVFRDSTDAAQAFRAAIAAVNSGQCVQFYPEGTLTRDPDLWPMTGKSGVARVALMTGAPVIPVAHWGAHEIIPPYGRPGYGKGKFNLFPRHKVTVAAGPPVDLSKYQGLELTTQVLADATEDIMTAITAVLAEVRGEEPPAERYDMRKAARQRAAAALAERRRAKGEPDKGVEEAGK, encoded by the coding sequence GTGGCCCGCCGCTCGTACGCCAAGTTCGGCAACGCCGACTACGGCATCTGGTACCGCTTCGCGGCCGTGCTGGTGAAGCCGGTGACGACCGCCCTGGTGAAGCCCGACTGGCGGGGCTGGGAGCACCTTCCGAAGGAAGGCGGCTTCATCGCCGCGGTGAACCACAATTCGATCATCGACCCGGTGATCTACGCGCACTGGCAGTACAACAGCGGCCGCCCGCCGCGCATTCTCGGCAAGTCCTCGCTGTTCTCGATCCCCTTCATCGGATTCATGCTCCGCAAGACCGGTCAGATTCCGGTTTTCCGTGATTCCACCGATGCCGCGCAGGCGTTCCGGGCCGCGATCGCCGCCGTCAACAGCGGTCAGTGCGTGCAGTTCTACCCGGAGGGAACGCTCACCCGGGATCCGGACCTGTGGCCGATGACCGGGAAGAGCGGGGTCGCCCGGGTCGCGCTGATGACCGGCGCGCCGGTCATCCCGGTCGCGCACTGGGGCGCGCACGAGATCATCCCGCCGTACGGCCGGCCCGGCTACGGGAAGGGCAAGTTCAACCTCTTCCCGCGCCACAAGGTGACCGTCGCGGCCGGGCCGCCGGTGGACCTGAGCAAGTACCAGGGCCTGGAGCTCACCACCCAGGTGCTCGCCGACGCGACCGAGGACATCATGACGGCGATCACCGCCGTGCTGGCCGAGGTCCGCGGCGAGGAACCGCCCGCCGAGCGCTACGACATGCGCAAGGCCGCGCGGCAGCGCGCCGCGGCGGCACTGGCCGAGCGCCGGCGCGCCAAGGGTGAGCCCGACAAGGGCGTCGAGGAGGCCGGCAAGTGA